One window of Erwinia aphidicola genomic DNA carries:
- a CDS encoding Dyp-type peroxidase: protein MSHFQSGILLEHRRFAIYLEAMVAGDIAVLRRAVTNFLQQLAALQQQYPDAGLGAVMAFGNGLWSDLNPSQVSELKDFLPLGKGMAPATQRDLLIHIQSLRHDVNFSLAQAALAAFGDTLRIAEETHGFRWTEDRDLSGFVDGTENPQGEKRQQVAIIAAGDNAGGSYVFSQRWQHNLKMFNRLTVDKQQQIMGRTKVSNEELEGDARPVTSHVARVDLKENGAGLKILRQSLPYGTASGTNGLFFLAYCHTLHNIEQQLLSMFGETDGKFDAMLRFTKPVSGSYFYAPSLEQLAAL, encoded by the coding sequence ATGTCCCATTTCCAGAGCGGCATTTTGTTAGAGCATCGCCGTTTTGCTATTTACCTTGAAGCCATGGTGGCGGGCGATATTGCCGTTCTGCGCCGCGCCGTGACGAACTTCTTACAGCAGTTAGCAGCACTGCAGCAGCAGTACCCGGATGCCGGCCTCGGTGCCGTGATGGCTTTTGGCAACGGCCTGTGGAGCGACCTCAATCCGTCACAGGTCAGCGAGCTGAAAGATTTCCTGCCGCTGGGCAAGGGCATGGCCCCCGCCACCCAGCGCGACCTGCTGATCCATATTCAGTCGCTGCGTCACGATGTTAACTTTAGCCTTGCCCAGGCTGCGCTCGCGGCCTTTGGTGACACCCTGCGCATTGCCGAAGAGACGCACGGCTTCCGCTGGACGGAAGACCGCGATCTGAGCGGCTTTGTTGACGGCACTGAAAACCCTCAGGGTGAAAAGCGCCAGCAGGTGGCGATTATTGCCGCGGGCGATAATGCGGGTGGTAGCTACGTGTTCAGCCAACGCTGGCAGCACAATCTGAAAATGTTTAACCGCCTGACGGTGGATAAGCAGCAGCAGATCATGGGCCGTACCAAAGTCAGTAATGAAGAGCTGGAAGGGGATGCCCGCCCGGTGACCTCACACGTGGCGCGCGTTGACCTTAAGGAGAACGGGGCAGGGCTGAAGATCCTGCGTCAGAGCCTGCCGTACGGCACGGCCAGCGGCACCAACGGGCTGTTTTTCCTCGCCTACTGCCATACGCTGCATAACATTGAGCAGCAGCTGCTGAGCATGTTCGGCGAAACCGACGGCAAGTTCGATGCGATGCTGCGCTTCACCAAGCCGGTCAGCGGCAGCTACTTCTATGCACCGTCGCTGGAGCAGCTAGCGGCGTTGTAA
- a CDS encoding RpoE-regulated lipoprotein — MKTFRPALLIATIMLAGCAGSSSSQPQSASSSTWWNPISWSWSSLSPTHWFSSSLQVSEQGVGKVNGSTAMQQEAIEDGLSGNYQLRQGMRTANGNIVHFWQALDSDKQVKMVLTGQTTVNQIEVSDSDVATESGVKIGTPFSDLYSKAFGACQQTSAGDSASVECKAPGSQHISYQFSGEWHGPEGLMPSDDALKSWKLSKIIWRR, encoded by the coding sequence ATGAAAACTTTTCGCCCGGCGCTGTTAATCGCCACCATCATGCTGGCTGGCTGCGCCGGTTCCTCTTCTTCGCAGCCGCAAAGCGCCTCGTCATCCACCTGGTGGAATCCGATTTCCTGGTCGTGGTCCAGCCTGTCCCCCACGCACTGGTTTAGTTCTTCGCTGCAGGTGAGCGAGCAGGGCGTGGGTAAAGTCAATGGCAGCACCGCCATGCAGCAGGAGGCGATAGAGGATGGCCTGAGCGGCAACTATCAGCTGCGCCAGGGGATGCGCACCGCCAACGGCAATATCGTGCACTTCTGGCAGGCGCTGGACAGCGACAAACAGGTCAAGATGGTGCTGACGGGGCAGACGACCGTTAACCAGATTGAGGTCAGCGACAGCGATGTGGCCACTGAGAGCGGCGTTAAGATCGGCACGCCATTCAGCGATCTCTACAGCAAAGCGTTTGGCGCCTGCCAGCAGACCAGCGCAGGCGACAGCGCCAGCGTGGAGTGTAAGGCGCCGGGCAGCCAGCACATCAGCTACCAGTTCAGCGGCGAATGGCACGGGCCGGAAGGATTGATGCCGTCTGACGATGCGCTGAAAAGCTGGAAGCTGAGCAAAATTATCTGGCGCCGCTAA
- the cysW gene encoding sulfate/thiosulfate ABC transporter permease CysW, protein MADVTDFKGADRTRFQWGKWILIGLGMLISLLLLVVPLVAIFTTAFSEGLMATLSNLGDADMLHSIWLTVLIALIAVPVNLVFGTLLAWLVTRFSFPGRQLLLTLFDIPFAVSPVVAGLMYLLFWGVNGPAGGWLDAHNIQLMFSWQGMAMVTIFVTCPFVVRELVPVMLSQGSHEDEAAVLLGASGWKMFWRVTLPNIRWALLYGVVLTNARAIGEFGAVSVVSGSIRGETYTLPLQVELLHQDYNSVGAFTAAGLLTLMAIVTLFLKSAVQWRLESQQKRLQREGNHEH, encoded by the coding sequence ATGGCAGACGTTACCGATTTTAAAGGGGCAGATCGTACCCGCTTTCAGTGGGGTAAGTGGATCCTGATTGGCCTGGGGATGCTGATCTCCCTGCTGCTGCTGGTGGTGCCTTTAGTGGCAATTTTCACTACCGCATTTTCTGAGGGGCTGATGGCCACGCTGAGCAATCTTGGCGATGCCGATATGCTGCACTCGATCTGGCTGACCGTGCTGATTGCGCTGATCGCGGTGCCGGTCAACCTGGTGTTCGGAACCCTGCTGGCCTGGCTGGTGACGCGTTTTAGCTTCCCCGGTCGCCAGCTGCTGCTGACGCTGTTTGATATTCCTTTCGCCGTGTCGCCGGTGGTGGCAGGGCTGATGTATCTGCTGTTCTGGGGCGTGAACGGCCCGGCAGGCGGCTGGCTGGATGCCCATAACATCCAGCTGATGTTCTCCTGGCAGGGCATGGCCATGGTCACCATATTTGTCACCTGTCCGTTTGTGGTGCGCGAACTGGTGCCGGTGATGCTGAGCCAGGGCTCGCACGAAGATGAAGCGGCGGTGCTGCTGGGCGCCTCCGGCTGGAAAATGTTCTGGCGCGTGACGCTGCCCAATATCCGCTGGGCGCTGCTTTATGGCGTGGTGTTAACCAACGCCCGTGCGATTGGTGAGTTTGGTGCGGTCTCGGTGGTATCGGGATCGATTCGCGGCGAGACCTACACGCTGCCATTACAGGTTGAATTACTGCATCAGGACTACAACAGCGTGGGCGCATTTACCGCCGCGGGCTTGTTGACTCTGATGGCGATAGTGACGCTGTTTCTGAAAAGTGCGGTGCAGTGGCGGTTAGAGAGCCAGCAGAAGCGCTTGCAACGGGAGGGGAACCATGAGCATTGA
- a CDS encoding sulfate ABC transporter substrate-binding protein, whose translation MTLPTVKKLVSATALSILLATGAQATELLNSSYDVSRELFTALNAPFEQQWAQQHPGDTLTIKQSHAGSSKQALAILQGLKADVVTYNQTTDVQILHDKGNLIPADWKQRLPNNSSPFYSTMAFLVRKGNPKNIHDWNDLVRDDVKLIFPNPKTSGNARYTYLAAWGAFDRSDGQDKAKTEKSMTQFLKNVEVFDTGGRGATTTFVERGLGDVLISFESEVNTIRNQYAKDGYEVIVPKTNILAEFPVAWIDKNVEHNKTEDAAKAYLNYLYTPKAQQIMTQFYYRVNNPQLMAEQKDRFPQTNLFKVEESFGSWDHVMKTHFVSGGELDKLLAAGR comes from the coding sequence ATGACGTTACCGACGGTTAAAAAATTAGTGAGCGCTACCGCACTTTCTATACTGCTGGCAACAGGCGCGCAGGCCACAGAACTTCTCAACAGTTCGTATGATGTGTCACGCGAGCTGTTTACCGCCCTGAATGCACCGTTTGAGCAGCAGTGGGCGCAGCAGCATCCGGGCGACACCCTGACCATAAAACAGTCCCATGCCGGTTCCTCCAAGCAGGCGCTGGCAATCCTGCAGGGGCTAAAGGCGGACGTGGTGACCTACAATCAGACCACGGACGTGCAGATCCTGCATGACAAAGGCAACCTGATCCCGGCCGACTGGAAGCAGCGCCTGCCGAATAACAGCTCGCCGTTTTACTCCACCATGGCCTTCCTGGTGCGTAAAGGTAACCCGAAGAACATCCACGACTGGAACGACCTGGTGCGTGACGATGTGAAGCTGATTTTCCCGAATCCGAAAACCTCCGGTAATGCGCGCTATACCTACCTGGCCGCGTGGGGGGCTTTCGATCGGTCCGATGGCCAGGATAAAGCCAAAACCGAAAAGTCGATGACCCAGTTTCTGAAAAACGTCGAAGTGTTTGATACCGGCGGACGCGGGGCCACCACCACCTTTGTGGAGCGCGGGCTGGGCGATGTGCTGATCAGCTTTGAGTCGGAGGTGAACACCATCCGCAACCAGTACGCGAAAGACGGTTATGAAGTGATCGTACCGAAAACCAATATTCTGGCGGAGTTCCCGGTGGCGTGGATCGATAAAAATGTCGAACACAACAAAACCGAAGACGCGGCCAAAGCCTATCTCAACTATCTCTACACGCCGAAGGCACAGCAGATAATGACCCAGTTTTACTACCGGGTGAATAATCCGCAGCTGATGGCCGAACAGAAAGATCGCTTCCCGCAGACCAACCTGTTTAAGGTTGAGGAGTCTTTCGGAAGCTGGGATCACGTGATGAAAACCCATTTCGTCAGCGGTGGCGAGCTGGATAAGCTGTTAGCGGCGGGGCGTTAA
- the cysT gene encoding sulfate/thiosulfate ABC transporter permease CysT → MFATSSKRVLPGFGISLGSSLFFTCLILLLPISALLMQLSQMTLAQYWEVITNPQVVAAYEVTLLAAGVASLFNALFGMLMAWILTRYRFPGRAMLDGLMDLPFALPTAVAGLTLAGLFSVNGWYGQWLAQFDIKVSYTWLGIAVAMAFTSIPFVVRTVQPVLEELGPEYEEAAETLGATPWQSFRRVVLPEVGPALLAGTALSFTRSLGEFGAVIFIAGNIAWKTEVTSLMIFVRLQEFDYPAASAIASVILAASLLLLFAINTLQSRFGRRIGGH, encoded by the coding sequence ATGTTTGCAACCAGTAGTAAGCGCGTACTGCCCGGGTTTGGCATCAGCCTTGGCAGCAGCCTGTTTTTCACCTGTCTGATCCTGCTGCTGCCGATCAGCGCGCTGCTGATGCAGCTGTCGCAGATGACGCTGGCGCAGTACTGGGAAGTGATCACCAACCCGCAGGTGGTTGCAGCGTATGAAGTGACCCTGCTGGCTGCCGGTGTGGCATCCCTCTTCAACGCGCTGTTTGGCATGCTGATGGCATGGATCCTGACGCGCTACCGCTTCCCGGGCCGCGCCATGCTTGATGGCCTGATGGACCTGCCGTTTGCGCTGCCAACCGCGGTAGCGGGTTTGACGCTGGCCGGGCTGTTCTCGGTCAACGGCTGGTACGGTCAGTGGCTGGCGCAGTTCGATATTAAAGTCTCTTACACCTGGCTCGGTATTGCCGTGGCGATGGCGTTTACCAGTATCCCGTTTGTGGTGCGTACCGTGCAGCCGGTGCTGGAAGAGTTAGGACCAGAGTATGAAGAAGCGGCTGAAACCTTAGGCGCGACGCCGTGGCAGAGCTTCCGCCGCGTGGTGCTGCCGGAAGTTGGCCCGGCGCTGCTGGCCGGAACCGCGCTGTCGTTCACCCGCAGCCTCGGCGAGTTTGGCGCAGTGATCTTCATCGCCGGGAATATCGCGTGGAAAACCGAAGTGACCTCGCTGATGATTTTTGTGCGCCTTCAGGAGTTCGATTATCCGGCAGCCAGCGCGATTGCCTCGGTTATCCTCGCCGCCTCGCTGCTGCTGCTGTTTGCGATTAACACCCTGCAGAGCCGCTTTGGCCGTCGTATTGGAGGCCACTAA
- a CDS encoding DUF2919 domain-containing protein, whose translation MNYSPDDYDAKGQLRLPLSFWAILLLQARTWVMFVMAGASRQQGTQLLELFYPDTHSFWLGLGFGIPAAIGLLLTGYRQRLPRLWQAWRWVLIITLAVTMLAPLLMQWQEEDPLSELLLMVTLLDGLALLALLFSPRLRDCFDPAKNH comes from the coding sequence GTGAATTATTCCCCTGATGATTACGACGCCAAAGGCCAGCTGCGACTGCCGCTGAGCTTTTGGGCAATCTTACTGCTGCAGGCCCGCACCTGGGTGATGTTTGTTATGGCCGGTGCGTCGCGCCAGCAGGGCACGCAGCTGCTGGAGCTATTCTACCCGGATACTCACTCGTTTTGGCTTGGCCTGGGTTTTGGCATTCCAGCCGCCATTGGCCTGCTGCTGACCGGTTATCGTCAGCGCCTGCCGCGCCTGTGGCAGGCCTGGCGCTGGGTGCTGATTATCACGCTGGCGGTGACGATGCTGGCGCCGCTGCTGATGCAGTGGCAGGAAGAGGATCCGCTCTCCGAACTGCTGCTGATGGTGACGCTGCTGGATGGTCTTGCGCTGCTGGCGCTGCTGTTCTCCCCACGGCTGCGCGACTGCTTCGACCCGGCAAAAAATCATTAA